The following are encoded together in the Heterodontus francisci isolate sHetFra1 chromosome 41, sHetFra1.hap1, whole genome shotgun sequence genome:
- the LOC137353486 gene encoding retinoic acid-induced protein 3-like: MNQKIIQMLSLFLLFSALDCGSAQVTAPRGCGSDLLEVYFNLCDLDAVWGIVLEAIAAVGIISTLIIIVVLLCITPFIADRRKRACVPIQCIFLLSTLGIFGLTFAFIIKLDQRTCRTRLFLWGVLFTVCFSCLLAHVWRLLKLVRSGKGPKVCYMIGLVLTLTLVQVIIAIEYLVLATVRFSNFCIYENKDFVMLLIYVMFLMALTFILSMFTFCGNYRKWKKHGAHIFLTMLFSIAIWVVWIVMFVRGNAVLNKSPEWDDPTLSIALVANGWVFILFYMIPELRHITCPAKPEDEPQDSASTNQQSVGMKGVDNQVFVLEDSGRGHPIYLDDVSSPSYHNPTPTGNHMYASPQDFTIPRPKTRSSYQPTPLLQDPYLNYQNRQTTF, translated from the exons ATGAATCAAAAGATAATCCAGATGTTGTCCCTTTTTCTTCTATTCTCTGCACTTGACTGTGGATCTGCTCAGGTCACTGCTCCCAGAGGCTGTGGTTCTGACCTTCTAGAAGTTTACTTCAATCTGTGTGATCTCGATGCTGTTTGGGGAATTGTTCTGGAAGCCATTGCTGCTGTGGGGATCATCAGCACCTTGATAATAATTGTGGTTCTGCTGTGCATCACCCCATTCATtgcagacaggcggaagagagccTGTGTGCCTATCCAGTGCATCTTTCTCCTCAGCACCTTGGGAATTTTTGGCCtgacctttgctttcatcatcaaaTTGGATCAGAGGACATGTCGTACCAGGCTCTTCCTCTGGGGAGTTCtcttcactgtgtgtttctcctgTCTGTTGGCCCATGTGTGGAGGTTGCTGAAGTTGGTGCGTTCAGGAAAAGGTCCCAAGGTGTGTTACATGATTGGCCTGGTTCTGACTCTCACACTGGTACAAGTCATCATTGCCATCGAGTATCTGGTGCTCGCCACTGTCCGATTCAGTAACTTCTGCATCTATGAAAACAAAGACTTTGTCATGTTGTTGATCTACGTTATGTTCCTAATGGCTCTGACTTTCATCCTTTCCATGTTCACTTTCTGTGGTAACTATAGAAAATGGAAGAAGCACGGTGCACACATATTCCTTACCATGCTCTTCTCCATAGCTATTTGGGTGGTGTGGATCGTAATGTTTGTCCGTGGTAATGCTGTGTTGAACAAGAGTCCTGAGTGGGATGATCCTACTCTCAGCATTGCCCTGGTTGCCAATGGCTGGGTCTTTATCCTGTTCTACATGATCCCAGAACTCcggcacatcacctgccctgcaaaGCCTGAAGATGAACCACAAGATAGTGCATCCACAAATCAGCAGAGTGTAGGAATGAAGGGTGTGGACAACCAGGTGTTCGTCTTGGAGGATTCAGGCAGAG GACACCCCATATATCTTGATGATGTTTCTTCACCCTCGTACCATAATCCCACACCAACGGGCAACCAT ATGTATGCCTCACCACAGGATTTTACAATCCCTCGACCGAAGACCAGGTCCAGCTACCAACCCACCCCCCTCCTACAAGATCCTTACCTCAACTACCAGAACAGGCAGACTACGTTCTAG